One window of the Dethiosulfovibrio russensis genome contains the following:
- a CDS encoding methyltransferase family protein: protein MDGKAEFDWIRAEAFRLRGGIWTVLFLAILAVARPTATTILVGALPVLLGQALRCWAVGCIVLYRGERVKARRLVTWGPYSICRNPLYVANGLIGLGWGIMAGPLALSLFFVVFVALYGFLIVPWEERFLSEKFGKTFDDYRKRVGTFWPKIWPPSISSGPFDYSVIWNSEKHSMLVTVVGTSLLLSRLWW, encoded by the coding sequence GTGGACGGGAAAGCTGAGTTCGACTGGATACGGGCAGAGGCCTTTCGTCTCAGAGGAGGAATATGGACGGTCCTTTTTCTGGCCATATTGGCTGTAGCCCGTCCGACTGCTACGACTATACTCGTTGGAGCTTTGCCGGTCCTGTTGGGACAGGCTCTTAGATGTTGGGCAGTAGGATGTATAGTCCTGTATAGAGGAGAGAGGGTCAAGGCCCGGAGGCTGGTTACCTGGGGGCCATACTCGATATGCAGAAATCCCCTCTACGTGGCGAATGGCCTGATAGGCCTAGGGTGGGGAATAATGGCTGGTCCCTTGGCTCTTTCTCTCTTTTTCGTCGTCTTCGTAGCGCTTTACGGCTTCCTGATAGTTCCTTGGGAAGAGCGATTTTTGTCCGAGAAGTTCGGTAAAACTTTTGACGACTACCGTAAAAGAGTGGGGACGTTTTGGCCCAAGATCTGGCCTCCCAGTATATCCTCCGGACCTTTCGACTATTCCGTTATATGGAATAGCGAGAAACACAGTATGTTGGTGACGGTGGTGGGGACCTCGTTGTTGTTATCCA